From Actinomycetota bacterium:
CGCGGGTCGCGCCACGCTCACGTGGAGGAGCTGATCTGCCGGCTGACCGGCGCCGAGGCCGCGATGGCGGTCAACAACAACGCCGCCGCGGTGTTGCTGACGCTTGCCGGCCTGGCGCGCGGCAAGGAGGCCATCGTCTCGCGCGGGCAGCTCGTCGAGATCGGCGGGTCGTTCCGCATCCCCGACGTGATGGCCGAGTCGGGCGCCACGATGGTCGAGGTCGGCGCCACCAACAAGACGCACCTGCGCGACTACGAGGCCGCGCTCACCCCGAACACCGGCCTGTTGCTCAAGGTCCACTCGAGCAACTTCCGCGTCGTCGGCTTCACCGAGGAGGTCACCTTGCGCCAGTTGGTGGACCTCGGCGCGGAGCATGCGGTGCCCGTGTACGAGGACCAGGGCTCAGGCGTGCTCGTCGACCTGCGCGACCACGGGCTGCCGTACGAACCGACCGTGGGCGAGTCGGTCGCCACCGGCGCCGACGTCGTCACCTGCAGCGGCGACAAGCTGCTCGGCGGGCCCCAGGCCGGCATCATCGCGGGCAAGTGGCACGTCATCGCCGCGCTCAAGAAGCACCCGCTCGCCCGCGCGGTGCGGCTCGACAAGATGACGCTCGCCGCACTCGAGGTGACGCTGCGCCTGTACCTCGAACCCGAGCGCGCCGCGCGCGAGATCCCGACGCTGCGGATGCTGTTCGCCTCGAAGGCCGAGATGGCCGAGCGCGCCGCGCGGCTCGCCGACGCGATCGCCAAGTGCTCGCCCGGCGCCTACCTCACCGGAGTGCAGGACGATGTCTCGCGCGCCGGGGGCGGGGCGCTGCCGATGGCGGACCTGCCGACCGTCGTGGTCGCGGTCTCGCCCCAGCGCACCGGCGTGGTCGATCTGGAGCGGAAGCTGCGGACCGGCGAGCCGCACGTCATCGCGCGCATCGCCGAGGACCGCGTGCTGCTCGACCCCCGCACACTCTCGGTCGACGAGGAGCGCGAGGTCGTCGACGCGCTCGCGAGGGTCGCCGGCGAGTAGCGCGGTCGCGGGGCCTGTCTACTCGGCGATCAGCTCACTCGTGCACGCCGGACAGCGCGTCGCCTTCTTGGGTACGGCGGTCAGGCAGTAGGGACACTCCCGGTCGGCCGACTCCTCCTGCCTGCGGAACTTCGAGACCGCCTTGACCAGGATGAACAGCGCGAACGCGACGAGCAGGAAGTTCAGGATGGCGCTCAGGAACTGCCCGTAGGTCAGCGAGACGCCGGGCGTGATCTTCAGCGCGAGCGCCTCGAGGCTCGCCTTCCCGCCGCCGAGCAGGCCGAGCAGAGGGTTGATCAGGTTGTCGACGAACGCCTTGACCACCGCGTTGAACGCGGCGCCGATGATCACGCCGACCGCGAGGTCGACGACGCTGCCCTTGAACGCGAACTCCTTGAACTCCTTGAGCATCAGGCCGTGGCCCCTCTCGGATCGTATGCGCTGACTGGGTCAGTCTCGCACGCGGCGCGTCACGTCGCGAGTGCTTCCGCGCCGACGTGCGACGAGGGCTGGGCAGGGGTCCGCAGGCGGCTTA
This genomic window contains:
- a CDS encoding L-seryl-tRNA(Sec) selenium transferase, translated to MTDDLQSRLRRLPKVDALLEREDLAALCAEVPRALVLDAVREAVDAVRTELADGRDADPAADAVAAAAIALARAKARRSLRRVINATGIVVHTNLGRSPLAESAIEAVVDTARGYSTLEYEVESGERGSRHAHVEELICRLTGAEAAMAVNNNAAAVLLTLAGLARGKEAIVSRGQLVEIGGSFRIPDVMAESGATMVEVGATNKTHLRDYEAALTPNTGLLLKVHSSNFRVVGFTEEVTLRQLVDLGAEHAVPVYEDQGSGVLVDLRDHGLPYEPTVGESVATGADVVTCSGDKLLGGPQAGIIAGKWHVIAALKKHPLARAVRLDKMTLAALEVTLRLYLEPERAAREIPTLRMLFASKAEMAERAARLADAIAKCSPGAYLTGVQDDVSRAGGGALPMADLPTVVVAVSPQRTGVVDLERKLRTGEPHVIARIAEDRVLLDPRTLSVDEEREVVDALARVAGE
- the mscL gene encoding large conductance mechanosensitive channel protein MscL; this translates as MLKEFKEFAFKGSVVDLAVGVIIGAAFNAVVKAFVDNLINPLLGLLGGGKASLEALALKITPGVSLTYGQFLSAILNFLLVAFALFILVKAVSKFRRQEESADRECPYCLTAVPKKATRCPACTSELIAE